A DNA window from Pseudomonas sp. B21-056 contains the following coding sequences:
- a CDS encoding DNA repair protein RecO C-terminal domain-containing protein, whose product MTSPVSNSPGFRNTCNCENNLISVADIRRTRCLGCSCEGCSRPAAASISARALRVLRWKL is encoded by the coding sequence TTGACCTCGCCCGTCAGCAATTCCCCCGGCTTCAGAAACACATGCAACTGTGAAAACAACTTGATCTCAGTCGCTGACATCCGCCGGACCAGATGCTTGGGTTGCAGTTGCGAAGGGTGTTCGAGGCCGGCGGCGGCGAGCATTTCCGCCAGGGCCTTGAGGGTGTTGCGGTGGAAGCTGTAG
- a CDS encoding glucosyltransferase domain-containing protein, with the protein MSDFFYRELNRHQIALFFLTAILLYVLPLILADFRYIDDNWRALEAGMAWTDQGRWFSDLLYQALSFTRAAPDVFPLPLLCVALAMSMALTRLTFHYFPQPTLACCLVSLPLWYNPFLLQNLSYQYDGPAMALSLVAVIYAVTFQQTSRIRQWWLPVGLLVLAFGLYQVSFNVFLGLCCLELLRAAYKREPYPQWLEILGRKLTQLGLAVLIYFAIAVLIMGTERTALLNWKADPLLQIGINIGRVSEKVALLFHGGYAWLLAALILWAFIGVMRLGCRILECEEQRWRTVVMVLGCLLTLPLLILLVPGITLLFRDFNEGARTLMGFGVLLMLLFYLAYLALAPIHPRLPLLLIIPLLATLSLSFAYGRVLTLQKTFTNGALYSLGYDITSHQELYEAKRIYLSVTYSDYWLVSACGSFQQLPVLPYLLNIDYLVLSKSLPLMGITNVAVERERRNATHVGYLGYVPVVDNQYYRIYLLGDYGFIVMKEPARINRRAVNCGDLAR; encoded by the coding sequence ATGAGCGACTTTTTCTATCGCGAGCTCAATCGTCACCAGATCGCGTTGTTTTTCTTGACGGCAATCTTGCTCTACGTCCTGCCGCTGATTCTTGCTGATTTTCGCTATATCGACGATAACTGGCGGGCGCTGGAAGCGGGAATGGCCTGGACTGACCAAGGGCGCTGGTTCTCTGATCTGTTATATCAAGCGCTGTCCTTCACCCGCGCCGCGCCGGATGTCTTTCCGCTGCCGTTGTTGTGCGTCGCATTGGCCATGTCCATGGCTTTGACTCGCCTGACCTTTCATTACTTCCCTCAGCCGACACTGGCCTGTTGTTTGGTCTCGTTGCCCCTCTGGTACAACCCCTTTCTGTTGCAGAACCTGTCGTATCAATATGACGGTCCCGCTATGGCACTGAGTCTGGTTGCTGTCATTTACGCAGTGACCTTTCAGCAGACTTCGCGAATACGTCAATGGTGGTTGCCAGTCGGGTTGTTGGTGTTGGCATTCGGGCTCTATCAGGTCAGTTTCAATGTGTTCCTGGGCCTGTGTTGCCTGGAACTGCTCAGGGCGGCATATAAACGGGAACCGTACCCACAGTGGCTGGAAATATTGGGTCGGAAGCTGACTCAACTTGGCTTGGCCGTTCTGATTTATTTTGCCATCGCCGTGTTGATCATGGGAACGGAGCGCACTGCATTGTTGAATTGGAAAGCCGATCCGCTGCTGCAGATCGGCATCAATATCGGACGAGTGTCAGAGAAGGTCGCGTTACTGTTTCACGGCGGATACGCCTGGCTATTGGCCGCGCTGATTCTGTGGGCGTTTATAGGTGTCATGCGGTTGGGCTGCCGGATACTGGAGTGTGAGGAACAACGTTGGAGAACTGTCGTGATGGTCCTGGGGTGTTTGCTGACGTTGCCCTTATTGATCCTGCTGGTACCTGGCATCACGCTGTTATTTCGTGATTTCAACGAAGGCGCTCGCACCCTGATGGGCTTCGGCGTGTTGCTGATGTTGTTGTTTTATCTTGCTTATCTGGCCCTTGCACCGATCCATCCTCGTCTGCCGCTGCTGCTCATCATTCCGCTTTTGGCAACGCTTTCACTGTCCTTCGCTTATGGCCGGGTGCTGACCTTGCAAAAAACCTTCACCAACGGTGCGCTTTACAGTCTGGGGTATGACATTACTTCGCACCAGGAGCTGTACGAGGCCAAGCGGATTTATCTATCGGTCACCTATTCTGACTACTGGCTGGTAAGCGCTTGCGGCTCGTTCCAACAGCTGCCGGTTCTGCCTTATCTGTTGAACATCGATTACCTCGTGCTCTCGAAGAGCTTGCCGTTAATGGGCATCACCAACGTCGCTGTGGAACGTGAGCGGCGCAATGCGACGCATGTTGGCTATCTAGGCTATGTGCCCGTCGTGGACAACCAGTATTACCGGATTTATTTGTTGGGTGACTATGGTTTCATCGTTATGAAAGAGCCTGCGCGGATCAATCGTCGTGCGGTTAACTGCGGCGACTTGGCTCGATAG
- a CDS encoding glycosyltransferase family 2 protein: MNVSLIVPVFNEEQAIHLFYDSVRRHPALKDHAVEIVFINDGSADQTAAIAREIALVDSRVLLITFSRNFGKEPALFAGLEYASGDVVIPMDVDLQDPIDVIPRLIAEWERGAEVVLAKRRDRSSDSYLKRRGAALFYGVLNHIANPHIEQNVGDFRLMDRNVVEVIKALPEYQLFMKGVLSWAGFNTVVIEYDRPRRVAGKSKFNGWKLWNLALEGITSFSTVPLRLWTYVGGCISLVSLLYAIYMVLDKILFGNDMPGYPSLMVAILFLGGVQLVGIGVLGEYIGRIYLETKHRPRYVIKEMIREGRVKSRDGS, encoded by the coding sequence ATGAACGTTTCGTTGATCGTTCCGGTATTCAATGAAGAACAGGCCATCCACCTGTTTTACGACAGTGTCCGTCGGCATCCGGCGTTGAAAGACCATGCCGTCGAGATTGTATTTATCAACGACGGCAGCGCCGACCAGACCGCCGCTATCGCCCGCGAGATCGCACTTGTGGACAGCCGGGTCCTATTGATCACCTTCTCCCGTAACTTTGGCAAGGAACCTGCCCTGTTTGCCGGCCTTGAGTACGCTAGCGGCGATGTGGTGATCCCGATGGACGTGGACCTACAGGATCCCATCGACGTCATTCCACGGCTGATCGCCGAATGGGAGAGGGGCGCCGAAGTGGTGCTGGCCAAGCGGCGCGATCGCTCATCGGACAGTTATCTCAAGCGCCGGGGAGCGGCACTGTTCTATGGTGTGCTCAATCACATTGCCAACCCGCACATCGAACAGAACGTCGGGGATTTTCGCCTGATGGACCGCAATGTGGTGGAAGTGATCAAGGCACTTCCCGAATACCAGCTGTTCATGAAGGGTGTGTTGTCGTGGGCCGGTTTCAACACCGTGGTCATCGAATATGATCGGCCCCGTCGCGTTGCCGGCAAGAGCAAGTTCAATGGCTGGAAGTTGTGGAACCTTGCGCTTGAAGGCATTACTTCGTTCAGCACGGTGCCGTTGCGGTTGTGGACTTACGTGGGCGGTTGCATTTCGTTGGTTTCGCTTCTGTATGCGATTTACATGGTGCTGGACAAAATTCTGTTTGGTAACGATATGCCGGGTTATCCATCGCTGATGGTTGCGATTTTGTTCTTGGGCGGTGTGCAACTGGTGGGTATCGGGGTGCTGGGTGAGTACATCGGGCGGATCTATCTGGAGACTAAGCATCGGCCTCGGTATGTCATCAAGGAAATGATCCGGGAAGGCAGGGTGAAATCCCGGGATGGGTCATGA
- a CDS encoding GtrA family protein: MNAIWKAFLTYALVGLANTLIHWQVFFVLRVAFGFNQAMSNFVAFYVAASFSFYVNALYTFEAKTSVFGYVLFLCVMGALSFLVGYLGDRWHIHGLLTVAVFSLLSLVIGFLLSRFVVFRGHRQ; this comes from the coding sequence ATGAACGCGATATGGAAAGCTTTTCTCACTTACGCACTGGTTGGGCTGGCCAATACGCTGATCCATTGGCAGGTGTTTTTCGTGCTGCGGGTAGCGTTCGGCTTCAATCAAGCGATGAGTAATTTCGTTGCCTTCTATGTCGCGGCCTCATTCTCTTTTTATGTGAATGCGCTCTACACCTTCGAGGCCAAGACCTCAGTGTTCGGCTATGTTCTTTTCTTATGTGTCATGGGTGCCCTCAGCTTCTTAGTGGGTTACCTGGGCGATCGCTGGCATATCCACGGCCTGCTGACCGTGGCGGTATTTTCGCTGTTGAGCCTGGTGATCGGTTTCCTGTTGTCTCGTTTTGTAGTGTTTCGTGGACATCGCCAATGA
- a CDS encoding amino acid permease — translation MPVGNHLPPGETAQGGPLKRELGERHIRLMALGACIGVGLFLGSAKAIEMAGPAIMLSYIMGGLAILVIMRALGEMAVHNPVAGSFSRYAQDYLGPLAGFLTGWNYWFLWLVTCVAEITAVAVYMGIWFPDVPRWIWALAALVSMGSINLIAVKAFGEFEFWFALIKIVTIIAMVIGGVGIIAFGFGNDGVALGISNLWSHGGFMPNGVQGVLMSLQMVMFAYLGVEMIGLTAGEAKNPQKTIPNAIGSVFWRILLFYVGALFVILSIYPWSEIGTQGSPFVMTFERLGIKTAAGIINFVVITAALSSCNGGIFSTGRMLYSLAQNGQAPAGFATTSANGVPRRALLLSIAALLLGVLLNYLVPEKVFVWVTSIATFGAIWTWVMILLAQLRFRKGLSASERAALKYRMWLYPVSSYLALAFLVLVVGLMAYFPDTRVALYVGPAFLVLLTVLFYTFKLQPTARGRAQCVQLRKLSVK, via the coding sequence ATGCCTGTCGGCAATCATCTGCCCCCTGGCGAGACCGCCCAGGGTGGTCCGCTCAAACGTGAGCTCGGCGAGCGGCATATCCGCCTGATGGCGCTTGGCGCCTGCATCGGTGTCGGGCTGTTCCTCGGTTCGGCCAAGGCCATCGAAATGGCCGGCCCGGCGATCATGCTGTCCTACATCATGGGTGGCCTGGCGATTCTGGTGATCATGCGCGCCCTCGGCGAGATGGCCGTGCACAATCCGGTGGCCGGTTCGTTCAGCCGTTATGCCCAGGATTACCTCGGCCCGCTGGCCGGTTTCCTGACCGGCTGGAACTACTGGTTCCTGTGGCTGGTGACCTGCGTGGCGGAAATCACCGCGGTGGCGGTGTACATGGGCATCTGGTTCCCCGACGTGCCTCGCTGGATCTGGGCCCTGGCCGCACTGGTCAGCATGGGCTCGATCAACCTGATCGCGGTCAAGGCCTTCGGCGAGTTCGAGTTCTGGTTCGCCCTGATCAAGATCGTGACCATCATCGCCATGGTCATCGGCGGCGTGGGCATCATTGCCTTCGGGTTCGGCAACGACGGCGTGGCCCTGGGCATTTCCAATCTCTGGAGCCATGGTGGGTTCATGCCCAATGGCGTGCAGGGCGTGCTGATGTCCCTGCAGATGGTGATGTTCGCCTACCTGGGCGTGGAGATGATCGGCCTGACCGCCGGTGAGGCGAAGAACCCGCAGAAAACCATCCCCAACGCCATCGGCTCGGTGTTCTGGCGGATCCTGCTGTTCTATGTCGGCGCGTTGTTCGTGATCCTGTCGATCTACCCGTGGAGCGAGATCGGCACCCAGGGCAGCCCGTTCGTGATGACTTTCGAGCGCCTGGGCATCAAGACCGCCGCCGGCATCATCAACTTCGTGGTCATCACCGCAGCGCTGTCGTCCTGTAACGGCGGCATCTTCAGCACCGGACGTATGCTCTACAGCCTGGCCCAGAACGGCCAGGCCCCGGCCGGTTTCGCCACCACCTCGGCCAACGGCGTACCGCGCCGCGCATTGTTGTTGTCCATTGCCGCATTGCTATTGGGCGTGTTGCTCAATTACTTGGTGCCGGAAAAAGTCTTCGTCTGGGTGACCTCCATCGCCACCTTCGGTGCGATCTGGACCTGGGTCATGATCCTGCTGGCCCAGCTCAGGTTCCGCAAAGGCCTGAGCGCGTCCGAGCGTGCGGCGTTGAAATACCGCATGTGGCTGTACCCGGTCAGCTCGTACCTGGCGTTGGCGTTCCTGGTATTGGTGGTGGGGCTGATGGCGTACTTCCCGGATACACGGGTGGCGCTGTATGTGGGGCCGGCGTTTCTGGTGTTGCTGACGGTGTTGTTTTATACCTTTAAGTTGCAGCCGACCGCGAGGGGCAGGGCGCAGTGCGTTCAGCTTCGTAAATTGAGCGTGAAATAA
- a CDS encoding REP-associated tyrosine transposase, with amino-acid sequence MRPPHPNSHRLRHGRASEQGRGYLVTTVVHQRNPLFRDWRLARLLIAELRLAHDLGHVNSLAWVVMPDHMHWLMQLEQARLPHVMQAVKSRSTLAINRAMNRQGAFWQSGFHDRAIRDNEDLQAVAHYIVANPLRAGLVDRIGDYPHWDAIWL; translated from the coding sequence ATGCGTCCTCCACATCCAAACTCTCATCGCTTGCGTCACGGCCGCGCTTCGGAACAGGGGCGAGGCTATCTCGTCACGACGGTTGTTCACCAACGTAACCCTCTGTTCAGAGACTGGCGACTGGCTCGACTGCTGATTGCAGAGTTGCGTCTGGCCCATGACCTGGGCCATGTCAACTCGTTGGCTTGGGTTGTGATGCCAGACCACATGCACTGGTTGATGCAACTGGAGCAAGCCCGACTCCCTCATGTCATGCAGGCCGTCAAATCTCGCAGCACCCTTGCAATTAATCGGGCAATGAATAGACAAGGTGCCTTCTGGCAAAGCGGCTTCCACGACCGCGCAATACGCGACAACGAAGACCTGCAAGCCGTCGCCCACTACATCGTTGCCAATCCGCTTCGTGCAGGGTTGGTGGACCGCATTGGCGATTACCCACATTGGGATGCCATTTGGCTATAG